Genomic DNA from Chloroflexota bacterium:
AGGCGCTCTTCGGGTTCTTCGACGGGCTGGCGCCGCTCGACAGCGAGCGCAACGGGCGGTACCCGCCATCCTCCTACGACCACCCCTTCCAGACCGAGCACCTGCTGGGCGCCTGCCTGCTGCTCCGCCGTGAGGCCGTCGAGCAGTTCGGGCTGTTCGATCCAGCATTCTTCATGTACTACGAGGAGACGGACCTCTGCGCGCGCGCCCTGAAGGCCGGCTGGCGCAACTACTATTGCCCGGACGCCCGGGTCATGCACGTCAGCGCCGCCAGCACCTCGGCCGCCAGCGAGAAGATGTCCGTCGAGTTCCACCGCTCGCAGGCGATCTTCTACCATCGGCACTACGGCGGAGGCGGCTACGCGTTGCTCAAAGCCATTGTCTGGGCCGGCACGGCGTATCGCTTCGCGCGGAGCCTGCGGGCCGTGCTGCGCCGGCGGATCAGCCCGGACCTGTTCCGCGAGCGCTGCGGCGGCTACTGGAGGATCCTGTGGTTCTGACCGACACGAACGCCAGCACGCCGCGGGATGCCGAGACGCCCCTGCTCGACGTTTCCGTGGTCATCGTCAACTACAAAGTGCGCGACCTCCTGCGCGACTGCCTTCGCTCGTTGGAGCACGACCTTGCGACGCTCACCGGCGAGGTCTGGGTGGTGGACAACGCCTCGGGCGACGGTTCGGTCGAGATGGTCCGCGAGGAGTTCCCGTGGGTCCGGCTGATCGCCAGCACCTGGAACCGAGGGTACGGCGCGGCGAACAACCTGGCCATCCGCGAGGCGGCCGGCCGCTACCGCTACCTGCTGATCCTCAATCCCGACACGAAGCTGCCGCCCAACGCCCTGGTGGACACCATCGCCGAGATGGAGCGCCACCCGGACATCGGGGCGCTCGGCCCGAAGCTGATCCGGGGCGACGGCACGCTGGACCGGGCCTGCCGGCGCTCGTTCCCGTCGCCGGAAGTGGCATTCTACCGGCTGTTCGGGCTGGCACGCCTCTTCCCGAACCATCCCCGCTTCGCCCGCTACAACCTGCTGAACGTGGACGAAGACACGGCCATGGACGTGGACTCAGTGTGCGGGGCGTACATGCTGCTGCGCCGCGAGGTCGTGGAGCGCGTCGGCATGTTCGACGAGGCCTATCGGATGTACGGCGAGGATCTGGACTGGGCCTACCGGATCAAAGCGGCTGGCTGGCGGGTGCGCTACCACCCGGCCGTGACGGTCTTGCACCTGAAGGGCCAGAGCAGCCGCCAGCGGCCGGTCTCCTCGATCCGCGCGTTCTACGACGCGATGCGCGTCTTCTACGACAAGCACTACGCACGGGAGCACGACGCGGCGTTCAACCTGGCGGTGCACGGTGGGATCGGGCTGCTGGAAATGGCGGCGCTGGCCCGGAACCGGTTCAAGCCAGCTCGCTGACGTTCGCCCGACAGCGTCCAAACGTCTAGCGCGACTGGCAGGCGGGACACGCCTCCACGCTGCCTACAGCTCGCGCCAGCGCAGGCGGGTGCGCCGGCCGGGCTGGCGCACCTCATCGAGGTTGTGCCCGTAGCCCGTCACGCCGCCGACCGCCTGCTGCCACGTCGGGCTGATGGCGTGCCCCAGCGCGGTGACAAAGGCCACCGCGCTCGCGAAGCGGTGGCAAGGATCCTTCGCCAGCATCGTCCCGAGCACGAGATCGACGGCGGCCGGCAGCGCGGGGTTCAGGTCAGCGGCGGACGGCAACGGCATGGCGATGTGCGCGTACAGCACGCCGACCGTGGACGGCCCGACGAACGGCGGCCGGCCCGTCAGCAGCTCGAACGCCAGCGCGCCGAAGCTGTACAGGTCGCTCAGGCGGCTGGAGGGCGTGGCGTCGCCAGCCACCTGCTCGGGGGCGGCGTACTCGGGGGCAAGCGCCAGGTGCCCGAACTGCGCGAGATCCTCCAAAGGGTCGAACGGGCGCGGCGTGAGGATGTCGCAGAGGAGCGGCGTGCTTCCGTCGAACAGGACGTTCGATGGCTTGAGGTTGCGATGCACCCCGTTTTGGCCGTGCATGGCGTCGAGGCCGCTGGCGAGCGGCCCCAGGAGCGTGATGGCCGCGTCCACGGTCCAGGGCTGGCCGGCCAGGCGCTGGGCCAGCGAGCCGTCGGCAGCCAGCGGACTCGCCACGTACGCCCGGCCATCCGCCGCGCCGGCATCCAGGCAGGGCAGCAGGTTCGGGTGGCGCAGCTCGGCGGCGACGCGTGCGGTGCGCTTGAGCCGCTGCACGAACGACCAGTCCAGGGCGAACCGCGAGGGATACAGCTTGAGCGCGACCGTTCGACCGCGCACAACGTCCTCAGCCTGCCAGACCTCGGTGTCCAGACCGACCCCGACGCGCGCGACCAGCCGATAGTTACCGATCCCCTGTCCGGGTGTCTGCCCGCCATCCTGCCCGACTGCTCGCTCCATCTGGCGCCCCTCCAGGCCGCGCGTCTCGCCACGCCCGTCCGTACCGCTGCTGACCGTACTGTCGGGTGGCACGGATCTCGCAGGCCCTGACTGCGGAGCCGGGGCGTGTCTCATCGGGCGAAGGCACGCGGCAGAGGGGACAAACGGCCGCGAATGACGGGTCATGTTTCGCTCGTGGATGGGGGTTCTGCTGAGCTAATGTGAGATTGCGGTACGGATTCTGCTTTAGCTCCTGGTGAGATTGCTGATCGAGATCACCGGAGAGGTAGATGCTAGATCCACAAGGGCGCTCACCCGCACCCTCTGACAACCAGGTGCTCGTCGTCGAAGACGACCTGACCATCGCGCTCCTGATCGCCGCTATTCTCGAAGACGCCGGCTACCAGCCGGTCGTCGTGCGGGACGGGCGCAAGGCGTTGCGCGTCATCCGCGAGCTGCGGCCGGTCGTCATCACGCTCGACCTGGAGCTGCCAGACCTTGACGGGCGCGCCGTGCTGCAGCGGCTGATGGCCGAGCGCGCCACCGACCGACTGCCGGTCGTCGTCGTCTCGGGCAGCACCGAGCTGCTGTCTCGCGAGGAACGGCGGTCGGTGTCGCGCGCGCTCACCAAGCCGTTCGACCTGACCGAGCTGATCCAGGCAGTTGACGAGGTTGCCGCGCGGGGGGTGTCCGGATGCAGCTGATGCGCGCCAGGCCGCCGGTGCCAGTCGCTCGGCGGACGTGGGCCGCCGCGGCCGCGCTGGCGCTGCTGGCGAGCGCCGCGGCGGCGACGGGTGCGCCGCCCGTCGTCCTGGCCGCCCCGGCCCTGGACCCGGCCTGCGCCTCGGCCCCTGAGCGGCCGGCCAGCCGGGCAGTCGCGCCGGCGAGCGTCGCCGCGGACCTGCCCGCCCCGTTCGCCTACCGTCCGAACGAGACCGAGCAGGCGGCGGCGCTGGCCGAGGCAACAACCGTGGTGACGAAGCAGGCGGCCGAGCTTGGCCTCGACGGCTGCTACCGCGAGAAGCCGCGCGAGATCGCGGGGCGGGTGGATCTGCTCAGCCCGTTCGAGTTCCTGGTGTACAGCACATTCGACGCCGATCTCCAGAAACGCGATGCCTTGCTCGAACAGTACCGGACCGATCCGCGCGGCGCGATCAAGAACCTCGGCGATGCGTTCCCCTCAACCCGGGCCCAGGCGGCCCTCGCCAGCTACGCCTACTACGACGTGAGCAGCGACCGCATCCGCGTCAACGCCGAGCACGTCCCCTCGGCCGAGCTGCGGCGGGTGCTGGTGCACGAGTTCTGGCACGCCATGCCGAAGGCGCGTCGCTGGTCGGAGGGCGAAGGCCGGCTGCTGCGCGCCAGCGGCTTCTGGCTCCAGGAGCAGCCGGCGGGCCGCCGCATCTGGCTGCCGGTGGAGGATCGGCGGGGGTTGCCGTATGCGTCCTACCTGCTGGACGAGGCGATGGCCACGCTGATGGAGACCCGCTACGCCGGACCGTCGAAGCACGCACGACCGGACCTGCTCGAAGTCCAGGGCTACCTGGACAAGCTGATGTCGGTGGCTGGCCGCGACGACGTGCTGGACGCCTATCTCGGCTCAGAGCCGGAGGCGCTGGCGGCGCTGACGCAGGCCCACCGCGCCGAGTTCCCCGAGCTTGAGGTGCTGGCGCGCCCGTAGCGCGGGAAGAGCATCGTCATATGACACGGTATCGGGTGGGCCTGATCGGCTGTGGTCTCATCGGCCGGTCGCACGCCTACGGCTGGACCCACAGCGAGCGGACGGGGCTGGTGGCCCTGGCGGACATCACGCCGGCCGCGCGGGACGAGTGAGGACAGCTGCGTCGGGCTGATCCAGTTCGCGAACGGCGCGCAGGCCACCATCGAGAGCGATCTGACGCCGCGTGAGACGGCTTCGATCAACTGCATCTTCTACGGCACCGAGGCATGATCCAGGTGGACGAGGACGACGTCCGGATGATGAACGCCTCGACGAACGGCTGGAAGACCCTCACGACCTGGGAGCACGCCCAGACGTTTGAGGATGCCTTTGTGGCCCGGTCCAACAGCATCGCCGACTGGCTGGACGGCTCCATCGAGACGTTCCGGGGTGAGTCGTGGGTGTAGTTCGCGGGTTTCAGATGCTGGGTTTCGGGTTTCAGGGGACCACCCCCGAAACCCGAAACCTGAAACCGAGGACTCCTACGCAAACAGGATGCAGACCGGCGCGCCGACCGTGGTGACGTTGCCGGTCGGGGTGAGCTGACCCGTCTCCCCATCGATCCGGAACTGGACGATGCTGTCCGAGCCCTGGTTGGCCGCGTACAGGAACGTGCCGCTCGGATCGATGTTGAAGTTGCGGGGCGTCTTGCCGCCGCTGGAGGCGTGCCCGCGCGCCGTCAACCGGCCCGTCTCCTGGTCGATCTCGAAGATCGCGATGGTGTCGTGACCCCGGTTCGAGACGTAGACGAACCGCCCAGATGGAGCGACCAGGATCTGCGCCGTCGACATCCGCTCGATCTTCGTGCCCTCGGGGAGGGTCGAGAGGTAGTGCAGCTCCTTGAGGACGCCCGCGGCGGCGTCGTAGGTGAACGCCGTGATCGTCAGGTCGGCCTCGCCGTTGACGTAGGCAAAGCGGCCGTTCGGGTGGAAGGCGATGTGCCGGGGGGCCGCGCCGCTGTGGAGCCGCGCGAACGGCGGATCGGCCGGCACGAGCTTCTTCGCCGCCGCATCGAGCCGGTAGATCATCACCTTGTCGATGCCCTTGTCGCAGACGAGGATG
This window encodes:
- a CDS encoding serine/threonine protein kinase; translated protein: MERAVGQDGGQTPGQGIGNYRLVARVGVGLDTEVWQAEDVVRGRTVALKLYPSRFALDWSFVQRLKRTARVAAELRHPNLLPCLDAGAADGRAYVASPLAADGSLAQRLAGQPWTVDAAITLLGPLASGLDAMHGQNGVHRNLKPSNVLFDGSTPLLCDILTPRPFDPLEDLAQFGHLALAPEYAAPEQVAGDATPSSRLSDLYSFGALAFELLTGRPPFVGPSTVGVLYAHIAMPLPSAADLNPALPAAVDLVLGTMLAKDPCHRFASAVAFVTALGHAISPTWQQAVGGVTGYGHNLDEVRQPGRRTRLRWREL
- a CDS encoding glycosyltransferase family 2 protein, producing the protein MTATLSVVVVSYNRRELVARCLDSLLADPDAPSLEPIVVDNASADGTAAAVGERYPTVRVIANGENVGYGRACNQGLAVARGRYLMVLNQDIVVRPGSLAALVRFADAHPDAALVGARLEYEDGRFQHSAFRLPDWKQALFGFFDGLAPLDSERNGRYPPSSYDHPFQTEHLLGACLLLRREAVEQFGLFDPAFFMYYEETDLCARALKAGWRNYYCPDARVMHVSAASTSAASEKMSVEFHRSQAIFYHRHYGGGGYALLKAIVWAGTAYRFARSLRAVLRRRISPDLFRERCGGYWRILWF
- a CDS encoding response regulator, with the translated sequence MLDPQGRSPAPSDNQVLVVEDDLTIALLIAAILEDAGYQPVVVRDGRKALRVIRELRPVVITLDLELPDLDGRAVLQRLMAERATDRLPVVVVSGSTELLSREERRSVSRALTKPFDLTELIQAVDEVAARGVSGCS
- a CDS encoding lactonase family protein, encoding MQPNLVYVGTYTRHGVATGIETYRRDPESGVLTHLSTAPMVDPSFLAFSPDKRFLFAVRELREAAGEGPGDAVSFAIDQETGALTQLSEQSTHGGEPCHLTTDPSGSVLIVANHENGTVAVFPIDPDGTLQPTSDLQQHVGSGPGPSQQGPHAHFVTFDPAQQRILVCDKGIDKVMIYRLDAAAKKLVPADPPFARLHSGAAPRHIAFHPNGRFAYVNGEADLTITAFTYDAAAGVLKELHYLSTLPEGTKIERMSTAQILVAPSGRFVYVSNRGHDTIAIFEIDQETGRLTARGHASSGGKTPRNFNIDPSGTFLYAANQGSDSIVQFRIDGETGQLTPTGNVTTVGAPVCILFA
- a CDS encoding glycosyltransferase family 2 protein, producing the protein MLDVSVVIVNYKVRDLLRDCLRSLEHDLATLTGEVWVVDNASGDGSVEMVREEFPWVRLIASTWNRGYGAANNLAIREAAGRYRYLLILNPDTKLPPNALVDTIAEMERHPDIGALGPKLIRGDGTLDRACRRSFPSPEVAFYRLFGLARLFPNHPRFARYNLLNVDEDTAMDVDSVCGAYMLLRREVVERVGMFDEAYRMYGEDLDWAYRIKAAGWRVRYHPAVTVLHLKGQSSRQRPVSSIRAFYDAMRVFYDKHYAREHDAAFNLAVHGGIGLLEMAALARNRFKPAR